In Oncorhynchus keta strain PuntledgeMale-10-30-2019 chromosome 19, Oket_V2, whole genome shotgun sequence, a single genomic region encodes these proteins:
- the LOC127909659 gene encoding uncharacterized protein LOC127909659 has protein sequence MWHETILSHSPPPVSPTVLLRCQSTKALLQCLPQSSPSVSHSPPPVSPTVLLRCQSTKALLQCLPQSSSSVSHSPPPVSPTVLLRDSHSPPPVSPTVLLRCQSTKALLRCLPQSSPSVSHSPPPVSPTVLLQCLPQSSSGVKAPKPSSSVSHSPPPVSPTVLPQCLPQSSSSVSHSPPPVSPTVLLRCLPQSSPGVSHSPPPVSPTVLLRCLPQSSPGVSHSPPPVSPTVLPRPPPVSPTVLLQCLPQSSPVSPTVLPGVSHSPPPVSPTVLPQCLPQSSSSVSHSPPPVSPTVLLQCLPQSSSSVSHSPPPVSPTVLPQCLPQSSPVVSHSPPPVSPTVLLQCLPQSSSSVSHSPPPVSPTVLLQCLPHVSPSVSHSPPPVSPTVLLQCLPQSSSSVSHSPPPVSPTVLLQCLPQSSPSVSHSPPQCLPQSSPSVSHSPPPVSPTVLPQCLPQSSPSVSHSPPPVSPTVLPQCLPQSSPSVSHSPPPVSKHQSPPVL, from the exons ATGTGGCACGAAACAATACTATCCCACAGTCCTCCTCCGGTGTCTCCTACAGTCCTCCTCCGGTGTCAAAGCACCAAAGCCCTCCTCCAGTGTCTCCCACAGTCCTCCCCCAGTGTCTCCCACAGTCCTCCTCCGGTGTCTCCCACAGTCCTCCTCCGGTGTCAAAGCACCAAAGCCCTCCTCCAGTGTCTCCCACAGTCCTCCTCCAGTGTCTCCCACAGTCCTCCTCCAGTGTCTCCCACAGTCCTCCTCCGTGACTCCCACAGTCCTCCTCCAGTGTCTCCCACAGTCCTCCTCCGGTGTCAAAGCACCAAAGCCCTCCTCCGGTGTCTCCCACAGTCCTCCCCCAGTGTCTCCCACAGTCCTCCCCCAGTGTCTCCCACAGTCCTCCTCCAGTGTCTCCCACAGTCCTCCTCCGGTGTCAAAGCACCAAAGCCCTCCTCCAGTGTCTCCCACAGTCCTCCTCCCGTGTCTCCCACAGTCCTCCCCCAGTGTCTCCCACAGTCCTCCTCCAGTGTCTCCCACAGTCCTCCTCCGGTGTCTCCCACAGTCCTCCTCCGGTGTCTCCCACAGTCCTCCCCCGGTGTCTCCCACAGTCCTCCCCCGGTGTCTCCCACAGTCCTCCTCCGGTGTCTCCCACAGTCCTCCCCCGGTGTCTCCCACAGTCCTCCCCCGGTGTCTCCCACAGTCCTCCCCCG TCCTCCCCCGGTGTCTCCCACAGTCCTCCTCCAGTGTCTCCCACAGTCCTCCCCGGTGTCTCCCACAGTCCTCCCCGGTGTCTCCCACAGTCCTCCTCCAGTGTCTCCCACAGTCCTCCCCCAG tgTCTCCCACAGTCCTCCTCCAGTGTCTCCCACAGTCCTCCTCCAGTGTCTCCCACAGTCCTCCTCCAGTGTCTCCCACAGTCCTCCTCCAGTGTCTCCCACAGTCCTCCTCCAGTGTCTCCCACAGTCCTCCCCCAGTGTCTCCCACAGTCCTCCCCAGT TGTCTCCCACAGTCCTCCCCCAGTGTCTCCCACAGTCCTCCTCCAGTGTCTCCCACAGTCCTCCTCCAGTGTCTCCCACAGTCCTCCTCCAGTGTCTCCCACAGTCCTCCTCCAGTGTCTCCCACA TGTCTCCCCCAGTGTCTCCCACAGTCCTCCTCCAGTGTCTCCCACAGTCCTCCTCCAGTGTCTCCCACAGTCCTCCTCCAGTGTCTCCCACAGTCCTCCTCCAGTGTCTCCCACAGTCCTCCTCCAGTGTCTCCCACAGTCCTCCCCCAGTGTCTCCCACAGTCCTCCCCAGTGTCTCCCACAGTCCTCCCCCAGTGTCTCCCACAGTCCTCCTCCAGTGTCTCCCACAGTCCTCCCCCAGTGTCTCCCACAGTCCTCCCCCAGTGTCTCCCACAGTCCTCCCCCAGTGTCTCCCACAGTCCTCCCCCAGTGTCTCCCACAGTCCTCCCCCAGTGTCTCCCACAGTCCTCCTCCGGTGTCAAAGCACCAAAGCCCTCCTGTGCTGTAA